The Ostrea edulis chromosome 1, xbOstEdul1.1, whole genome shotgun sequence genomic sequence TGGATAGAATTAAGtcgtcccgtttgtcataaagctgagttgttaaTTTTCCTTTAATGTTTGTTCaatgaaaggagaagataacgaacagtgatcaatctcataactcctataagcaatacaaaatagatagtcgggcaaatataaataaaataaaatattcaaataagaAGCAAGTATGGAACACTCAatggtgtcttttatatcgAGTTCAATGGGATATATTTCAATCAACATAGGAATGAGTCTTcatttgttaatagataaatgtCGTAGATGTATTTAGTTGTCGAGTTcaagacatttttttcttcttttgaataaattctgccgtttagaaatacaaaatcaGGTAAGTTCATAAAGAAAGcaaattcgtgcccatgggaattccaatgtAATGTCTGACAATCTCAAAAGTCTTTTTGATTAcagagtatatacatgtatttcatattattttgtCAGAAATCATCTATACTTTAGGTTTGATGTATTTGAATAACGTTCTATTGAGAAATCATTTTGGAACATGCGATGAAGGACTGAAGCTAGCTATTCTGATTTGTATCATATCCTGTAATCTACAGTATGCTTGTCTTTATGATACAGATTCAGAAGGTTATAAGTCATATCCTTCTTAACAGAAGTTTGTTTAGTAATGGTTATCCACGTGTGGGAGATCTAAAATTTCCAATACCTTGTGAATGCGTTTGTATCGAGTTTTATAGATGCTTTGCTTCTTAAGGTGTGTGAAATACGTTTTTGACGATACATTTGTACGGcgttatatacatgttttgAAAGGCGTGTCGTTTCTTTTAAAAGACCAATGTGTGAACAAACAAGTTTCCTATCGATTccatatctattttcaatagcCACTCTAGGTTCTTACCTATTATGGACAAATTCCACACTTCTTCGGACACTTTTCTGGAACATTGGAATAAGTTTTACAGTACTTCTTAGGCCAACCAGGACACACCTTGCTATCGGGTTTACTGCAATCAGCTGACAAATCAAATGTAAACGATTAATGGATATATCACATAAATATCGTGTGTGATATCTATATGTATTTCTCACCAATAATTCATCTAACATACATTCGTCGAAAATAAatggaaaacttgaaattttcctttttacttttatcaaataatatttcGTTCATAGATTGTTTAAAAAGTCCCCAATTTAACATATTCGTGGTAATTTTGATTAATCATACCTTCATCGCAAGTTGGTGGTTTATATGGGGGTACACAGGTACATTTACAGGTTTCTGGATCTAACGTTCCACCATTGCTACAGACTTTTCCATTACAAGGAGCTAAAACAGTGGATATGGACGTTATGTGTTTTAAAGGAGAACATATCATGCAAGTGTCATAATTTTTTACTTCTGTACAAAGATAACAATAAAAAATTCATCCATGGCCATTTCCAGTCAATTTGGGGAAAAAAACCTTTGTGTTTTgtgtattatttattattattcatcGTTGATTAAACAAAGGGTCATGgagtttcataaaatgaaaagaaaatacctTACTCTTACAAGATTTTGAAGAAAGAGAGAGGaggagagagagatagagatattAACTATTATAGTCTGTCTaaagtgttaaaataaaatcattaaagaaacatgtacatgtgtatatttcaaaaatgactcaaaaatacaattttatatcataagatgttttatatgcaaggtattttcatttcatacgttgttatcaaaatatttggtattttacaaattgtaactgatattcatatttgtaattatGTTCAGGTTTGATGTGGAGTGGGCTCAGAATTCACTGTAATTCATAACCAAGGGGAACCAGTTTAGTCTGCATGTGTTTCGGAAAATTTGGTCTACTAAAGTAGAATGTGCAGGTGGGCCTTTTTTCTTGCGCCACCTTCTTGTTGTACAAACATTTAATCATTATACAACAATAGCTGGGATAAGCACTAATTTGAAacttaatgtttttaaattttaatttatcacAAAAaacaagataacgaacagtgatcaatctcatagctcctataagcaatacaaaatagagagttggacaaacacgaagCCCCgtatacaccagaggtgggatcatgtgcccaggaggagtaagactcccctgtcgaccggtcacacccgccgtgagccctcttgatcaggtaaacggagttatccgtagtcaaaatcactgtgccaggaacggcctaacaatcggtatgaaacacgtcaaacagcatttaacaaaatgatatgttgtattgacaacCTTATCCCAGCTATTGATTTTGATCAACATTTGgtatgtgtaaaatattgtttgcgcttcttttttttttctcgtcATTTATTTTGGTCAATAAATGACACAATTTCATATCACTTGGTTTTAAGGTTTTCTTTCAATACATATAGCAACAAGAACAAGCTGCAGAAAAGTCtttatattatatgtacatgtattaaaataatgaaaatgttgtGAATATAACGTTTCATTTAAAATGATCTGGAATTATTcggatgaaaaatgaagataacgaacagtgatcaatcccaagAATCATATAGAAATACGAAATTGAGAGTAAGACAAATATGGGACCAGGTATCTTGGATATATGATATATgagaaagtgaagataacgtagagatagtgatcaatcttataaatcttacaaagaatacaaatatTACTAATGTTTTAAAACCAAATAAATGGTACTGCCGAAGCAACAGTACTCACGATCACACAGTCCGCACATGACGGGGCACATTTCGGACCTGACGTTGGAGAACACATCACACTGCTTACAGGACAGTGCCCCGCCCCTGCTCCCACACTGACGGATGTCCTGTCCTTTGTCACCATACTTCTTGCATTCATCTATTATGAGAAAtgtgtgaagataacgatctcTTAATCTCTTAAATCccaaaaagaatacaaaatcgggtatagggcaaacacgaaccagGAGTGAGAAAAGATAATTAGGAGGTGAAAACGTCAGTTAATGACCGGTCAGATCCGCTGTGAGCCCTTTaccttcatcaggtaaacggagtaactcGAAATCAAAAGCAGGACGAAAAAAAAGGCTAacatttgatatgaaacactgCAGCCACCATTGGACCTAATGAAAGGTTATATTTGCAAAacagatcattataatgatatgatttgcgaaatgttgatgTTAAGCTAGATGTTGAAACCATAGtaacaacttgtttgtcagtagccggTCTCGGTTGAGAAATCCATCATGCGAAGAATGCTATACAAATTACAAAAAGAAACACTTTAATACAGGAAATTGGGCATTTTATTCAACATAACCCTCtgtcacaaaatatagttccttCTAAAAACTGTACGTAATACAAATCATTAatagagaatattacatgctaaaatccatatcatatgtcatatcGACCGGAGTGGTCCCATATTAACCAcaagcaatggtgacgtctccatatgtcttatgagtaaaatattttcgagagggacgttaaacaatattaaatcaatatGCTATCAGTCCGAAGATTGATATGGGACCCGAGGGCTGATAAtacatatgatatggattttagcatgtaatataCTATTTGTCATATGTACCGTTCTTTTTCATGTTAAATATTCTATATGAACAGATGGAGTTTTGAGTCCGAGAGCTGATTTTGTgaaataggattttttttttatgacatGCGGGTTActtttttgcattttaaagatataatcaaggaatatttgatacattactTTACTGTGGTAAAAACTTGATACTATGATTTACGCTGGTTAAAGGGACTGCTTCGcgatttttcaacaaaatactttttatttttgatgtgaaacatcaaaaatataactcatttaatgttgtcaGCGAACATTTCGACATACTGtgtgcaagaataaaagcaatattttagccttaaatctgtgttatgtaaagaaagactcgagtctttttatgtaaacaaacaaaccaatgaagtatcaattttgaaaataaagcatcttaattttgcatagtcccaaattttaacattaagatgacacattttacgcGGGGAgtgcttgaaatatgaaagatataataaacttagatggatATCCATTTCTTATGAAATTTTCGTAGACAATAACATATCgcaatttttgtttacaaaacaaataatgaactctctaaaatgagcttctgggataatgtataaccttaatttttatgtgaaatcattAAAGATTTGGACACATTAGATAGTAGATTCTGATCAATGacagtgaaaaacaaaattttggggaaattcgtgaatcagtccctttaaaaacGTTGGTACATTGATCTACTAAATGACAATTCTTTGATAGATTGATTAACTAtgataaaaactttgatactttAAATAACTATGGTTTAAAAACTCTCATactttaaaaatgttgatatattaatTTATCATGGTAAAATCTATGATACGTTGATTGTTCCGATCGAATGTGTGATTTCCGGATTGATATGCATATTTGCACGCCGGTCTGATATGTGATATCGGTTTTCGGGCCGGTCTTTGATATcggtcattgtgacgtcatacgtATCGCAAAATCAGCATAATCATTACCAactatatgataaaaatatttcctAACTTATACAGCAGAATGTACAAAAGGAACTCCTGCAAGGTAAGGATAAAATAACGTTCGAGAAAATGTGTCAATGTAAATAGTTTGTGGTGATTGTAAATTACATTATTCTTTACCTGGAGTAGCTCTCTTCCCTTTATAGTTACATCCATGAGTCGACGTGAACACATTTTTACTCTTCATTGATTTAGCTTTTCCATATTTGCTTGCGGCTCCCGGTTTGTCTCCTGAAAGTGTATTTATCTAAAAGTTGTATATTCTATGAAAACccctaatattttttttttctgtattccTGTACAAAAGtaatatgaaaatgatttatgaaaattaaaataaaatttttttaCTTTGGTCACAAAacggatgtacatgtagtttaatctGAAGATATTGTTTCTGTTTACTGTTTCAAGCTGCACAATAAATGATTCATACTCGTACATATTATCTAGACTCATCTtccatcaaaataaaacatcacaCCAGATGTTTAATGACTTAAACTGTCAGAAAGACGCATAGCTCTGCAAGATGTGTGCATGTCATACAGAATGCTAAATGAATAGTGTCTGATCATGTGGAATATTCTCTTTCGTAAAACCTACAACACATACCTGCAGTTTCCTGACACTTTCCACACATGTAGGGACAATCATAAGGGATATTAGCGTACTTATCACACAGGTCCACGGTCCAGGTTCTACCACAGATCCAAACGTCCTCCTCCGGACAAAGCACTGCAGGATGCAAAATTAATAGTTAAAGTTCTTAATATTTTCGAGGTTATATGATGCATCCTCTCTACATTCGTCCTACACAAAAACAGAGAGGAAGATATATCTACGCCAGGAGGATGATAAATACTTACGTTCGTCACATGAAGGTCCGGAGTAGATTTTCTTACATTCACACTCACAAGTTTCAACATTTAGGGTCCCAccattattgcattttctgtcACCACAATCTGCAGAAAGACAAAGTCATTTCTGATATCTCATACAAACtggaatacaaaacaaatatcgAGAATTAAACGTTAACTGATAAATTGTTGGGCGGGGAAGGATGAGGAAAGTGATACCACACAGTCCATTCTTGCAGAATTTCGGACATTTGCTGCAGCGTTTTCCCTGTGTAAATGGCTTTCCTAAGTTTGCCTGCCTGTAAAAGGGATGCAAATaaccctatatatatatatatatatatatatatatatgaatgtaacaATATGATGAAGGGGtgtatttaatgttttaaaaaaaaaaagcggaTGAGACTTCAGTGTTAAACTCCAGACATCTTACCCGGCGGCGTAATTGCAGACATAGTAACGCTTGTAACGATTTGGATCATTCTCACAGAACGCAAATCCACATCCAACTAGGTAAGTTCCGTTTTGTGCCATCTGCAAAGTTTCACTCATATTACAGACAGCTCATTAAAGAaaacatatgtacattgtagATCTGCCTCTTGTGctttcttaaaattttgcaaGCTTTCCTATTGAATCATTGTACTGCAATttctgttttcaaaaatatatttctattagTCTTGCAATGTACCTGTGTGTAATGACCAACTTTAAGCCAACCATTGTAGCCGAGATAGGTATCAGGCTCTGGACCGTATTTCCAGAGTTGAATTTCGTCCCACCACATTTGGACAGCTACAGTCCAGTTAGGTTGCCCACCAGCAACGTTCTGACCAATGGTTGTACTTCCTAATGCTGAATACATAAACAACATAAACTTGTCCTTCAATGTGTAAACGGCCACTTCTATCGATGTTTTGGTCAGATTGGGGACAgttgtttgttttcaaacagGAGAAAAGACAATGAAATGAAAGAACATTGCACTAGGGTGTGTACGTACATGGAATACTTCGGACTTTGTCGTGCTGGTTAATACATTGTTTGGCCCATTTTTCTGCAACTTCAGCCAATCGATCATCCCATTTCTTAGAAAGGAAATATTAccaaaaagaaatttaaattatttctgacaagatgtttttaaatatgttgaTATCTTACAGAAGAAGAAAGACCAGTGTGACTCGAATTAAGCAGGTAAATCATAACATAGATTATCCTCCAAAAGTTGTTATCAAATTGTGtaaactatttgtaaatgttttaacatTGCTAAAAATCCACATTTGTTAGAATATTTTCCTTTAAAAGGTGAacacaacgaacagtgatcgatctcataacttctataagcaatacaaaatggagagttggacaaatacggacccctggacacactagaggagggatcaggtgcctaagaggattaagcatcccctgtcgaccggtcacaaccgccgtgagccctatatattgatcaggtaaaggagttattcgtagtcaaaatcagtgtgccaaaaacggcctaacaattggtatgaatcacgtcagacagcatttgacccaatgataggttgtattggcaaactagatcgtaataacgaccatagaatttgcgaaattatGACTTCAAATTAGACTGTTGgaacctctgcaccatcaacttgtttgtcagtaccctgcttcgatttaaaaactgaccataagcagaccaagctcttgcatatcgaatcagttgaaagatgtaaacaccatatgcaggtgataatggaacattgctacataaatctgggaagttgacgacggagaagctaaaatcatctcgtttgtcataaagttgagttgttagtttgccgtcaatatctactttcaataaaatgtctaagtacatgtatgaagcTGAAGAggacgattctgtggtgtcttttaattCGAGTTCACTTGGATATATCGAATGAAACCCGCCTTCATTcttgcattattcacaaatttTTACTTGAAAATTTAATGGGGGGAAAATATCCAAAAACTTTAAGCCCTTCATACACGTCTTTTGATAAGTGTATTTCCTGCATAAATGATCGATTTACATTgatgtttgataaaataataaaagatacaatgtacatacagcgCAAAATCTTACTTCATTTGATGTGTTTAAAATCTGGAGTATTTCATGACCTTAATAACAGATCATAAGATCGGGACGACCTAAATTCAACCAGAGGAATCAGATTAAGAAGATTGACGATGCATTTACTGATCACAGTGAAGGATATTCATGATGGGACGATGCATGTATCAATCAAAACATCACTTTCATAACATGTACTTATCTTAGTTTGTATTCGTCTGTACAAGCatagaatatatgtaatttacaAAATACTCTAAGAgctaaattaaatatatcaccgtgcgttatcttcacctttcatttaacgATCTGAAGTTCTAATTATGTTCAATTAACccctttgggggggggggggttgaataCTGAAATCCATTAACGTTCGCCAACGTCAAATTGACTTTAATTAGTTTTTTTCATGTTGCAAAATAGGTTCTAACCCTCTGCAACATGTCAGTAACTTTCGttataaaaaatgtttgtcgtCATTTCATGGacaagaaaacaaaagtacagAGACTCGACTCCAATGCAGCAGCTTATATTTAAGGAAAATTGTTTGCATGTGAAATATGCGCGTCCCTCTATATATTTGTgtccatttaaatatataaaaacaagtctGACATGCTCTAAGTTGATATTCGAACACAAATAAAAAATTCTGTGTCTTAAAACccctaaaacaatattttaaaacaactttaattcaatttttttttcatttgaatttacaTTATTCACATCGAGCCCATtgacatttttgttttgatttatgaaACAAAGACGTGTATCATATATAATATTGACTTATTGCGGGGGTTTGAAAACTAGACTAGaacattaaaaaagaaatcaacTATGTTTGACGTTGGTACAAAGTTGGTTTAAgtgaaaattgaagataacgaacagtgatcaatctcacaattcctatAATCTACACAAAATTAAACGTAGGACAATCTCTATTCATGTAGTGTCAATTGTTTCTAAAAATCATCTAGAAAAATCTGAGTTTCTTTGATATTTTGGGCAtggtaaaatataatttacattaaCATTATTGGTTTTTATTTGCTCCTGATGTTAATTTTCacttaagatacatgtatatcctgtATATAAGTTGTTTTGTATGGTACCTGTATTTCTACGCGAAATGTATTGACGTTGATAACACCAACGTATGATAGGGTTATATcctttgcccaactctctagtttgcattgcttataagagttatgggattgatcactgttcgttatcttccccctTTCATTCCTCTAATTATCAACACATTTCCAGGTTTAGGATGTAAGGATGCTGAAATGGAActtattattttacatttattgactGAAGTCAAGGGTAGTATGTAATTTGTTGGACTTGGGGACCAAACTGTTGCCTGAAGGTCCAACATAATTACAGTAGCAGATCTGTGGTTCGCTGGGGAAATTctgggacagaccagagagtTACAAATGTACATCGGTATgacaacaaacgaaatcattcgAAGCTTCGAGGTTTTGGTGTGCATGGAGTTTTATGAATGTTTGAAAGTAGCGTAGTGGGAGAATGtgttagaattttttaatttgattatcTTGGGATGAATAGGCAAGAATGCAGTGATAAAAGACTCCAACCGTGCGCAAAATAACCCTGCGTTGCAAGTCGAAGGACTTGATGAGGCGTGGCTCAGTAGCTCTCAGGTCTGTCCCAATACTTTCCTGgggagctacagatctgcaacTAACATACAATACTAATGTTGTCGTCGACCTCAGtcgataaatattttgataagtcCTTGTAAATTCATAGCACCAAGAAGAATAACGTAAGATGTTAAACTGAGCAGTCCAGCATCGAACCAGTGGACAGGGCAGTCCAAACATCGAATCAGTGGACAGAGCAGTCCAAAAATCGAATCAGTCCAAACATTGAATTTACTAGTAGTTTCGTTGTATCTAGTTATAATTTATAAGGGTGTGTTTGATGAAAGGCCTGCTTACCATGGCCGGGAGATCTGTTGCCGGTGGTTCTACGTTCCCTCTCAACATGTTGTGTTGTTTGACTATATCAATTTTGTCTTTGTTGGAGACTCCCCATTGACTGGACATCTTGTTATCAGTCTTACACATTGTATGCCCTGGAATCTCCCTAAATTCACTTCTACATGTGGATACCTAAAATACATCAGCAGAATATGCATGTGGTTAGGACATTAGATAAATGCAATGACACAAGCACACCATTCATggatattacattgtatatgaaatgaaattttcgCGAAATTGATCTCGTCAATTACTACGGGAAAAGTGTTTTAACGAACACTTGATAATTTACGAATAAAAACAGTCCAGGAAATGATTTTTCTCTTAACAAAAAACCGCTTGTGAATGAAAACCGATCTACGTTTTTGCATCCAcatctctatctatctatctatcccaTTTCGAGTACTAGTTCAATTCATTCCATTAAACTTTGTTTTTGCTGATACATTTGTACCAGAGTCTCAGAATCACTCAAGATACGGTACAATCATACGATTGCAAAGCCTCTAGGCAAATTGATACTACATACAATTTCTATTAACAGGACATCTGTTTCACTTCATAATTAACGAATATGTGTATAGAACATTAGTCGACATAGACGACGTAATGGACGATGAAAACATTGAAGATGAAAGAAACCTGCTCGTACAGAGCTGTAAAAGATGTCGATGTGGCGCTAACTAATGCGAGAAAAGAAAAGGATAGTTGTATGcttcattgtaaattaaaatttcattccAGCGGTAATGGCTTTTGCAATGCTTACGTCATTATTGGCGGGAAGTTTGGTGGTGGCCGGGGTAGGGGTCGACATCTCGGATGGTGGCGGGGCCTTTGGTTTTTGCACCTTGCCAAACAGCTGTTTCAGATCAGGAGTTGACGGGAAATATTTCATGAGGTATCGAAACAAAGTGTCAAAGTCTGACAATAAAATCAAGCAGATTAATAAAGACTTCAATAAAATCAAGTAGATTAATAAAGAATTCGTATGATTTTATCCTGCATGAATAATATGTTTCAAGATATAAATACATCCTTACCCAATCGTGGAGCTGCaatataaggaaaataaatattaataaattgtaCTGCGTGTAGATCTTAATAGAAATTCTTCACGAATATCTGAACATCTTCCAGATTTTAGGAACCACTCACCTTTTTTCTTTCCTTCCTTTGATTTTAGCTTTCCGTGCGACGATTCAAATAATACAATCACAATAATTAGGACAATGAGGAATCTCATTCTCATTATGTAATAGAGTTAACCAATTTCACTGCGTGTTGGAGCaaaaataaatcagaaaaaaattacaaagtttcCGCTAAGCAACCAAATATAAGTTCCAATCGAGATCGAAATTAATTATGGAAATTATTGTATACTTTCCTGGGGCGTAAATGCATCTGTTGATAGAATGTAATAAATTTTAAGGAAAGTTGTTGCCTACATCTTCATGAATTTTCCTGTGATTTGCGGTCTGCATCAGTGGTTGTATTTTTTTGACAGCGCCTTTGCAATTGTGTTAAGGAGTAGCAAAGATTGATAGGTAAATAGAAAGAAGGTAATAAACATTGTACACAGCTCTGAGACGAGGAGAAAACtaattaacataaattaaaGACACTGCAAAcctttttccattttgtatGAAAACCAGCTTGCCCAAAAGAACAATgtacaaatatttgatataccTGTTGCATTGTATGATGTGGTCACTAAATATTTTGTTCTATGTGAGTAGCAGTTATTGAAATTATTAATGCTATCATAATGCTTTAAAATTAGTCTCAATGTTTAACTGTGGAAAGGGTAACAGTTTTGTGCGTGTGTGCCTGCATGTGAATGtgggtctctctctctctctctctctctctctctctctctctctctctctgtgtttatacatgtgttCACTAAACCCACCTGAACACGTTACCACAAGGCCACAGGAAGAGGTGCTCGCTCTTTGAATTGGTTTGATTCTCATGACAGATTTTGTAACAACAACAGTAGTAGGTGTCTGAAGAAATGCACATCATTGTTGTTGTGGTGGAAAAGTGCCATGAACAATCGTCCTCCCTTCAGATCTAAGGGCAATGAATTCATCTTTTTCAGAGTTCATCAGGTATGTCGCTTGTTATATCAGGATCCACATTTCCTTCCCGCCCTGCTATTCTGATAGTGCATACCAATGTTACAAAGATTATGACATTTGGTTTCC encodes the following:
- the LOC125663868 gene encoding uncharacterized protein LOC125663868; translated protein: MRMRFLIVLIIVIVLFESSHGKLKSKEGKKKAPRLDFDTLFRYLMKYFPSTPDLKQLFGKVQKPKAPPPSEMSTPTPATTKLPANNDVSTCRSEFREIPGHTMCKTDNKMSSQWGVSNKDKIDIVKQHNMLRGNVEPPATDLPAMKWDDRLAEVAEKWAKQCINQHDKVRSIPSLGSTTIGQNVAGGQPNWTVAVQMWWDEIQLWKYGPEPDTYLGYNGWLKVGHYTQMAQNGTYLVGCGFAFCENDPNRYKRYYVCNYAAGQANLGKPFTQGKRCSKCPKFCKNGLCDCGDRKCNNGGTLNVETCECECKKIYSGPSCDELLCPEEDVWICGRTWTVDLCDKYANIPYDCPYMCGKCQETAGDKPGAASKYGKAKSMKSKNVFTSTHGCNYKGKRATPDECKKYGDKGQDIRQCGSRGGALSCKQCDVFSNVRSEMCPVMCGLCDPPCNGKVCSNGGTLDPETCKCTCVPPYKPPTCDEADCSKPDSKVCPGWPKKYCKTYSNVPEKCPKKCGICP